Proteins encoded within one genomic window of Ranitomeya variabilis isolate aRanVar5 chromosome 4, aRanVar5.hap1, whole genome shotgun sequence:
- the LOC143765612 gene encoding keratin, type I cytoskeletal 19-like, with protein MAYHSSSSSYRASTGSVAGGRGVGARNSVSFSKYAPTGAGGNYGGNFGGNAGFCQVGDYGAGNLGAGFDGGFGGGAGAGFGGGAGFGGGAGYGGAAGYGGAAGYGGAAGYGGGSGFAGGAGFGGGSGFGGGFNQGGGLGEGLLSGNEKMTMQNLNDRLANYLDKVRALEDSNAELEKKIREWYDKQSPVKKEADYSQYFKTIEDLRAKILAAQIDNHKVILAIDNTRLTTDDFRLKYENELALRQSVEADINGLRRVLDELTLSKADLESQIESLTEELAYLKKNHEEEMKGMQGQVSGNVNVEMNAAPGIDLSKILGDMRSEYEKMAAKYQQEAEAQFQAQTKELQVQVVSGSQEVQTSKSEITNLKHTLQSLEIELQSQLSMKSALESSLAETEGRYCAQLSQLQEVIAKIQCELQDIRNQLELQSSEYKMLLDIKTRLEQEISKYRELLDGQDSKLPAAGGSKSTTTSSSTATSSSTGTSSSTGTSSSTTTSSTSSTTKVR; from the exons atggcttatCACTCTTCATCCTCTTCCTATAGGGCATCAACTGGGTCTGTAGCTGGTGGAAGGGGAGTTGGTGCAAGGAATTCTGTGTCTTTTTCTAAATATGCTCCTACTGGAGCAGGAGGAAATTATGGTGGAAATTTTGGTGGAAATGCAGGTTTCTGCCAGGTTGGAGATTATGGTGCCGGCAACTTAGGTGCTGGttttgatggtggttttggtggagGAGCAGGAGCTGGATTTGGTGGTGGAGCTGGATTTGGTGGTGGAGCTGGCTATGGTGGTGCAGCTGGCTATGGTGGTGCAGCTGGCTATGGTGGTGCAGCTGGCTATGGTGGTGGATCCGGCTTTGCTGGTGGAGCTGGATTTGGTGGTGGATCTGGATTTGGTGGTGGCTTTAACCAGGGAGGTGGACTTGGAGAGGGACTACTATCTGGTAATGAAAAGATGACTATGCAGAACCTGAATGATCGTTTGGCCAACTATCTGGACAAGGTGCGTGCTTTGGAAGACTCTAATGCAGAACTTGAGAAGAAGATTCGAGAATGGTATGATAAGCAGAGCCCTGTTAAAAAGGAAGCAGACTACAGCCAATACTTTAAGACCATCGAAGATCTTCGTGCTAAG ATCCTCGCTGCCCAAATTGATAATCACAAAGTGATCTTGGCCATCGACAACACAAGACTCACCACAGATGACTTCAGACTTAA GTATGAGAACGAACTGGCTCTCCGCCAGAGTGTGGAAGCTGATATTAATGGCCTTCGTAGGGTCCTTGATGAGCTGACCTTGTCCAAGGCTGACCTTGAGAGTCAGATTGAAAGCCTTACTGAAGAACTGGCCTACCTGAAGAAGAACCATGAGGAG GAGATGAAGGGAATGCAAGGCCAAGTCAGTGGAAATGTCAATGTCGAGATGAACGCAGCACCTGGTATTGATTTAAGTAAGATTCTGGGTGACATGAGAAGTGAATATGAGAAGATGGCTGCCAAATACCAACAAGAAGCTGAAGCACAGTTCCAGGCTCAG ACCAAGGAACTGCAAGTACAGGTTGTTAGTGGAAGTCAAGAGGTCCAAACTTCTAAGTCTGAAATCACAAACCTGAAACACACACTACAGAGTTTGGAGATAGAATTGCAGTCGCAGCTCAGTATG AAATCAGCTCTAGAGTCCTCCTTGGCGGAAACAGAAGGACGCTATTGTGCACAGTTGTCACAACTTCAAGAAGTTATAGCCAAAATCCAGTGTGAACTTCAAGACATCAGAAATCAGCTGGAACTCCAGAGCAGTGAATACAAGATGCTTTTGGATATCAAGACCCGTCTAGAACAGGAGATTTCCAAATACAGAGAACTTTTGGATGGACAAGACAGCAA GCTTCCTGCAGCTGGCGGATCTAAATCAACTACAACCTCTTCATCAACTGCAACCTCTTCATCAACTGGAACCTCTTCATCAACTGGAACCTCTTCATCAACTACAACCTCTTCCACTTCAT CTACTACCAAAGTCCGCTAA